The Helianthus annuus cultivar XRQ/B chromosome 16, HanXRQr2.0-SUNRISE, whole genome shotgun sequence genome includes a window with the following:
- the LOC110916380 gene encoding uncharacterized protein LOC110916380, with product MGSLMAGWNSHARHLQYDRNRSMTKEEIASFQRLKKIEEEERFFLKSSYRLSKEDKRDEQHEGSEFIRLREEDSTEPLLKKHGWWICSKWAFLNEQPMMSWETSYSYVAQFHIARKHNDE from the exons ATGGGTTCTCTCATGGCGGGTTGGAACTCGCATGCTCGTCATCTTCAATATG ATAGGAATAGGTCGATGACCAAAGAAGAAATCGCTAGTTTTCAAAGATTGAAGAAGATCGAAGAGGAAGAACGTTTCTTTCTTAAATCTTCTTATAGACTCTCAAAGGAAGATAAA AGAGATGAACAACACGAAGGGAGTGAGTTTATTCGTCTAAGGGAAGAAGATAGTACGGAACCACTTCTAAAGAAACATGGGTG GTGGATTTGTAGCAAGTGGGCTTTTTTGAACGAACAACCAATGATGTCATGGGAAACATCATACAGTTATGTTGCACAGTTTCACATTGCTCGTAAACACAATGATGAATAA